The following is a genomic window from Peromyscus maniculatus bairdii isolate BWxNUB_F1_BW_parent chromosome 22, HU_Pman_BW_mat_3.1, whole genome shotgun sequence.
ATTCTTTCACTGAGGGAAGACAGGTCAGGAGCTCAAAGGGGAACTTGAAACACATTAACCTGAAGGAACACCATTTGCTGCCTCACTTGCTAGCTCATagttagctagctttcttatacgtGTTGGATTATCAGCCCAATGAATTGTGCTACATACTGTGGGATagaccctcccatatcaattaacaatcaagaaaatccctctcTGAAATACAGAGCAACTCCATAAAGTCATTTAGTTGAGACTAAATTTTTGGGTTTCAAGTTGATAGTTAATACTAACTGGGGTAAGCACTTTAATACAATATTCAGTGAGCTTACTGCAGTTTCCTATAGGACACAGAAAACTAGAATCAAgaagaaaacattcatttaaagAAATCTGTACCTTCAGGCATTACTCATccgcatgtggtcaatttttaagaaggttccatggggtgctgattagaaggtatattcttttgtgttaggatggaatattctgtagatatctattaggtccatttgagtcataacatctgttaggtcctttatttctttgttaagtttcagtctggtagatctgtcttttggtgagagtggtgtgttaaaatctcccactactaatgtgtggggtttgatgtacattttaaactttagtagtgtttcttttaagaatgtgggtgcttttgtatttggagcataaatgtttagaattgagacttcatcttggtagatttttcccatgataaatatgtaatgtccatcctgatctcttttgattgattttagtttgaagtctattttattagatattaggatagctacaccatcttgtttcttaggtccatttgcttggaaagccttttcccagccctttacttggaggtagtgtctgtcttttaaGTTAAGTTGTGTTtgttgtatgcagcagatggatgggtcctgttttcttatccattctgttagcttgtgtgtttttataggtgagttgagaccattgatattgatggatattaatgaccagtgattgtttaattcatgttattttttgtggttgtgttgtgttttccttctttggtggATGTtgttgtgggattatctattgcttgatttttcatggatgtgtttagcttctttgggttggattttcccttctagtgctttctgtagggctgggtttctggacaggtattgattaaatccgGTTTTGTCCTGGAAttttttgtttactccgcctatggtgattgagagttttgctgggtataatagtctgggttggcatccatggtctcttagtgtctgcataagatttgtccatgatcttctagctttcatagtctccattgagaagtctggtgttattctgatgggtttgcctttatatgttacttggtgtttttactttgcggctcttaatattttttctttgttctgtgtgtttaatgttttgattattatgtggggaggggactttttctttggatccagcctattcgatgttctgtaagcttcttgtatcttcataggtatttctttctttaggttaggaaagttttcttctatgattttgttgaatatattttctatgcctttgagtttgtattcttctccttcttctatccctattattcttaggtttggtcttttcatggtgtcccaaatttcctggatgttttgtattacgacttttttgtctttagtgttttctttgactgacaaatctattttctctattgtgtcttctaTTGCGGGCTTGTCTACATGTAcgggccgccgccaggcctgtatgtctttcctggctgccactgggcctgtatgtcccggCCGGCCGCTGCTGCCGCTGGGCTTACCAGCCTCTGCCTGTTGCCGTTGCCGCTGCTGCCACTTCCGCCAGACCTATCTGCTTTTGCGGGCTGCCGCCacgcctgtatgtctctgctgtcGCTGCCGTGGGCCTACCTGACTCTGCTTGTTGATGCTGCCGTGCCTGTCTACCGGTTCCGGACTTCTTAAGACATTTTTGTTTGGGAATGGGAGGCTTACTGAGCTGTTCATTCGTGTGGTAAAAGTGGAAATGGGGAGAGAGAATCAATGGCCTTCCACAGCCACACCACATGGTTGTGGAAGGACTACTCACCCTGGCCAGTTCACCAAAGATAAGTATACAATCCCTGGTTGCCGGGATCCTCTGTCACCGATGCAATAAGCCAAAGCAAACTGAATTAATAAACCCAGATTTAGAAACAGGGCAGCGCAAAGGAGAGCACTCTCAGGTACCTCTCAGGAAAGCAGGAGACAGATCATGAGAGCACCCATGGCAGATGTATGGACTGGGTCTTAAATAGCTGGTAGGCATGATCCCAGACATCTCTCGGGGAGGAACCACGGATGGCGGGCTTTCTGCAATGGGACTGCTTGAGCAGGAGATTTCAAACAGTTTGAAAAAATGTTAATGTGTCCTGAACTTTTAATGTAAAGCAACTGTGGAAATAGGCATAGCTTTGTGAGGATTATTAAATTGTCACAACACCATATACTCCAATATCAGGTAGCTGATAACTGTTTTTAAAGCATTCCTTTAAGGAcaagacaaggaaacaatgccATAGTAGATGTCACAGTTTCAATCATAGCCATGTAAGAGGCATGTTGTTGAACTGTCCAACCAATTACCATCATGCCTTCCAATTATCATATCATTGATGAGGGCATTAGTGTATGGCTAAGACCTTTTGTAAGCAAACCTTTGGTATTAAAGCTAGTGTTGCTCATATACTTGTAGTGAGTGATTTAGCATAGTTTAGTGAGAGAAGCACTGTATGAGAGACCTGGAGGTTGTCTTGGTGTAGAAACACGAATCTCTATTCCACATCTGTATAACACACAAAATATTCGACTATGGGAATGCAATGTGAAAaccctttattttttatcttcctTTCCCAGGTGTGTCATCTGTCACTCTGGATACAATCCATGGGAGCATAATGGGTTTGGAAAGAAGCATTGTACTTCTGGCACTCTCAGAACAAATGGAAGATATGTGGTAGTCCCCAGTATGAGAAGACATGACTGTGATACAAGTTTACAATTACTTGGTTTTCCAACTTCAATGGGAATTCACCAACAAACTCTCATTGGAGAAAAACCTTATGATATCCAGGAATATGGAAATTCATCTGTCTCTGCTGGTTCACTGTGCATATGTAGTGTGGCTCACAGTATAAGAAAATGTTATAAATGCAATCCGTGTGGTCAGGCCCTGAGTTCTTCAAGTTCTCTTGAAAGATATGAAAAATCTCatgtgggaagagaaaataataaatgtgagtCATCTACTAAATGCTTTAGGCTTAACAGGCATCGTCAAACACACCAAAGAACCAATAATGAAGAGGCtctctatgaatgtaatcaacaTGATAAACCCTTTATATCTGATTGCTCTTTAGAAAAACACCAAAAATCTCATTTGGAAGGAAAACCCTATGAGTATAATCAAAGGaataaagcctttgcatgtgaCAGTCTTCAGCATCAAGTACAGAGAATTCAAACTCCAGAGAAAtgctatgaatgtaatcaatgtggtaaagcctttgtaaaGATGAGTaatcttcaaagtcatgaaagaattcatactgggaAGAAACTCTATGagtgtaatgaatgtggtaaaacatatacacaaaagagGAATCTTcgaagtcatgaaagaattcatactggagagaaaccatttcaatgtaatcaatgtggtaaaacatTTACACAAAAGAGGAATCTTcgaagtcatgaaagaattcatactggagagaaaccatttcaatgtaatcaatgtggtaaaacctttgcacGGAAGAGTCATCTtgaaagtcatgaaagaattcatactggagtgAAACCatatgaatataatcaatgtaGTAAAGCCTTTGCAGAGATGAGAAATCTTAACGGTCATGAAAGATTTCATACAAGAGAAAAACCCTGTTTATATAATCAATGTGTTAAAGCCTTTATGAGAAAGAATAGTCTTCACAGTCATGAACGAATTCATACTGGAAAGAAACTCTATGagtgtaatgaatgtggtaaaacATTTACACAAAAGAGTAATCTTcgaagtcatgaaagaattcatactggagagaaaccatttcAATGTgatcaatgtggtaaaacctttgcacGGAAGAGTCATCTtgaaagtcatgaaagaattcatactggagagaaactctatgaatgtaaccagtgtggtaaagcctttgcacagaagagtTATCTTCTcaaacatgaaagaattcatactgggaagaaaccctatgaatgtaatcaatgtggtaaagcctttggacAGAAGAATAACCTTCtatgtcatgaaagaattcatactggagagaagccatTTAAATGTAATCTatgtggtaaaacctttgcacAAAAGAATGGTCTTCAattacatgaaagaattcatactggagagaaaccctatgaatgtaatcaatgtggtaaagcctttacacaGAAGAGTTATCTTCTCGCCCATAAAAGActgcatactggagagaaaccgtaTAAGTGTaaccaatgtggtaaagcctttgcagtgAAGAGCCGTCTTCACAATCATGAAAAATATCATACTGGAAACGAACCGTATAAATGTGTCCAATGTGGTGTAGGCTTTGCACAGAAGAATTCTCTTCGAAGtcataaaataattcatataggagagaaaccttatgaatgtagtCAATATAGCAAAGCCTTGGTACAGAAGAGTAGCCTTctaagtcatgaaagaattcataatgGACAGTAccatatgaatgtaatcaatgtggtaattttaaatgtaagctgccatgtgggtgctggaaactgaattgtGTTTTCTACAAGAGTTACTTGCCTGGAGTCCAGTTTCATATGGGTTCAGGTCCCTAAGAATAGATCAAGCATCAGTAGAGGAAGGAGACTGCCATGATCTGAGCATGAAGCAATATGGCAGCTGCTTCATTGAAAAACCACTACACATTTTATGCTCTATAACTGACTCTTAGTTTAACTCAAGCAGGTTAAAAACAGACTCAATGATTCCAGGATAAAAGCAGCCATCATCATCATTGCAGCATTTTTCCTGGGGCAAAAAGTGATAAATTCAGCAAGTATCTTCATTCCTTTCTGGATGTGAGCCCATTGTTTCCCTTCATAGTTGCTTTCATCCTTGGAACATGGGGTATCCAGTTAATAAATCTTTAAGTTCTATTTTTGGTATAATCAGGGGAACATAATGGGGCTTCTTGTTTGGGAGTAGGAATAGTAATCACATTGTGTGATTCCATGGTGGTGGGACTTTTCCaagaattttgtttaaagagaGTACCTTGCCTATGTATATGTTCCCATCCTCCAGTGTAGCCAGCAAAATACATTTCCCACAGTAAAAGGCATAAGGAAACTCCATAACATATATTGAGaattattaaaattgaaataaaaatgatgctGGAGAATAAAGATCGGCAATCaggaaatgctggaactttgtcgaACAGCAATGGTCACTGTGCAGACCACGCCAGGTGGTAAACTGCTAAACAATTTCTcatccctttttatttcttttaagattcattttattattgttacctTTGTGAGTCCACATGAACAATATACTTTGAAACCAGATGTCAGCCTGTGTAAACCAGTTCttcctttctaccatgtgggttctgaggaccacACCAGGTCCATCATCAGTCTTGGTAACAAGCACATTTACCTGCTGATTCATGCCATGATGAACACTGAGCACTGACATTTTTTTGTTAACCgttgaatttttgtttgcttgtttgttttttaaaacaggctGATGAagttgaggctgaccttgaacttcagatctttctgcttccacctccagttACTGGGATGATAGGCTTTACTTCTATGCCCTGTGTATGCAGAGGTCTTTTGTGTGCTCAGCAAGTATTCTATCCAGTGACCACCATTTGATATGAAAACATTGATATAACTGAGTTTTTCATATACAGGTCTAcactgagaacctgcctcaaaacctAACCAAAACTGCAAACATaaacttttgttaaaataaactcgtgtgtgtgtgtgtgtgtgtgtgtgtgtgtgtgtgtgtgtgtgtgtgttgagatggAATCTCTCTCAGTTGcctagactggcctagaactcactgtagcctTTGAATGCTGCCCCTTGGCCTCGGCTTCCTAAGTAccaggagaacagggctggaCTAGGGAGTGAACAAACCAGAGCACAGAGTGGACTACCTGTGTGTCCTGGGGCTCACAGGTAGTAGCCAGAGGTGCTTGACAAGATCAGAATATTTCTAGAGTTGAATTATATTCCATAACCTTTCTTAAAATGGAATGCCAGCATTTCAGCATGGAAGGATGGGAAGAGGCTCAGGATTCAATCCTCTTTGAGGTCGAAGTGTCTTCAGAGTCTCATGTGGGCTAGGGCCACAAATGCAGTGTGAGGCATTGCTTATGAAGAGATAGATATACACTACCAAGACCATGGTCATGGCTCAGTTGTACCTTCAGTGGCCTCATAGAGATGGTGAGTAAGCATGCCAGGGCTAGAGCTGTGCCCCGGAGTCCTTGGACAAGGACAAGGAAATGGTGGAAAAGAGACTTCCTTCTTGCTCACTGGTGGAGCACACTAAGTTGATATTAGACAAAATTGAAAATCTCCCAGGTGGTAAAGTATTGCAAAATCCTTCCACTTCTCACAtgggaaactgaaacagagaagcCAGTCGTGGCTAGAGCAATTCTGGGTATTGTTTTAACTGGTTATTGTAACTATGGTAACAAGTGTGGTACACTTACATCTGTCTGAATAACAGGCACAGGGAGGTGAAGTCACTCAACAAAGGCGAAAGACAATAAATGGACAATTagcaggatttgaacccatgtATCCCATGTGTACTCTTATAAAGTTTTTAAGGATGCATGTATTTATTAATATAGGGGGGAGGGCATGCATgtgtgggaatcagaggacaacttacctgattccattttctccttcaactATGTTGTTCCCAGGGAAGGAACTCAGTTAGAAaaacaggcttggcagcaagtatctttaccaCTAGAATCATCTCACTAGCCCTCAGTTGTATCattttgtgtgaatgtgcatgtgtggaggtcacagatcAATACTGGGCATTTCATAATTGATATTATTCTCCAAGTTGACTTTATGAGTTATTGGGTATTGAAAGGCATCTCCAGACTCTAGAATTCCCGAAGATGTGCCATTTGAGACCCTAAGGACAGGGGAGCCATTATGGCTTTCTGTCTGAACCAAATAGACAAAGTGTTTGCTAATCTGAAGTTCAGATGACAGTGCCTGGTTTATTTGTGCTGTGAGTACACAGGGCCTTGAGTCATTAAAAGATAATCTGTGTTTTTGATTGTGGTAACAAATCACATCCTCATAAATTCATGGCTGTATTGTTCACatattgctttaattttcctgtttgttcttctggccctatatattcCACCCcttttgtactttgttttacttgagatcaagttcaaatccctagaagctgaatatttcccccctgaagaggccaatctgtATGCCATGATTTGATGAACATCAAAACATGATCTGTTATCCTGTCAAGGGTAACAAAATAATTGTTTGAATTCTTACCTTCCCAAACATTTAAATGAGGAACATTTTCAGCACCTGGGGTATTCAAACACAAGTTCTGAGATGGATCAGCTCCTGTCCTGAATCTGGTACCCTGTACCGAGTTCCAGTGAAAAGGTCCCTGTTTGCATCCTGTATCAGGGTGGCCACTCCTAAAAACCCTGTCCCCTCCAGATTATAGAATTTGCCAAAGAAGTCTTTCTGCTAAATGACACTTTGAAGGTGCAGCAGGTTATCCTGGCTAGCTCTTGGAGGAGGAGGCACTGAGAGGCCAAATGTCAGTCCTCCTGCAGACAATCTAGTTGCTACTGGCTCTGTGGAACACAGTCAGGTGATGGGACATAGAGAAAACTGTCTCTGTTCAAAGAGGGATAGCTTGCTGGATCTAGCCTGGGCCAGGTGCCTCAGGGACATGTCCCTGCTGCAGCCATCTATGACCACTGAAGTTTGGGTTTTGATTTAGGTGCAGAAGTGTGTGGTTGTGTCTTGCTATAGATTCAGCTCCTGCAAGCTCAGGGCTGTTGAGACACTCAACCATTCTGCCTCCATCATTCACCTCTGCAAGATAAAGCCTATCGGGGACTCTAggagtccagcccctcgatagtcccctcccagggtccaggaagaatctataACCAGCTGATTATTactctttgatgagaagaaatgaatgtatgtacatgatactccttagttcatacactttattagtCTGTGAtaattctctctctacacagcttctattctgctctcatgtttagctccttccttcctgatttctctatatttgtctactgtcccctctaggttctatcttaattccctcatctagttctgtcccttctggtttctcatctatctagttctttcccctatcagctcctctctcatctcctctctcatctggctcttcttcatcttgttcttccccatctgaattttcctcatcttccatctcgtccctcttgtcctctcttctagcccttcaatctagttcttctccatctcagtttgttcctctcaagttcttacccatctagttcttccattctcttttctcttctctgacctttgccctggaagtcccggtatataaagggagggtccgagctaaattgtgtaaagctattacttaatgtccacctctcctaggtggtgtctccttgtggaatttaccataagtcaggagacttgcatgtgggctgttatcattgttaatctacctgggactaacaatgggtgcccacctgggtggtgtttcctgtaatccttgaaagtggctaagggagatatctgattccagagaaagcctttcctgaggctgttctccaaatacctggaatgtgtatgtccagagagttgtcaatctacactgttagtccttcttaggggaaagtcaattggaaaaactatgaaggcacacatgattttcataacagaagacagctgatatataacaagccaagtaacaccaataactccttgggatttggcttcctctggaggaattccctgattcctccaggtagagactttgccataaccagctgagttcttatgatattcctgcggcccgcagcaaaaGCCTTAGGGACCACCTTCCTCAGCCTGCTGGATGATGACCAGGACTCCTGTACTGGGAGATCAGCCTGGACTTTACCAATGTTGCTCAGCTAGCCCCATCTCACCATGACTCCCTACACTCTCCCTGTGATTCCCAGACTCTGCAACACTTCACATGTTACAACTTCTGATGTGCCACCAATATCACAAGTATACACCAGGGAGTGTAAGCTCACTGTGAAAGGGAAAAATAACCAGCGTGGAACATGGGGGTGATGGCAGGAGGGTGGTAGATGGACTTAGTAGATAGTTTTGAGCTTCTGGACCAAAAGTCAGTTATGGCAATGAACATGAGTACAGTGCAATATTTAACAAAGGTAGGGAATGTTGTGGATAGAACATTCTGCATAGAATGCCCAtcattttttctagagataatttaaaaatgtctgaGCCTTCTGGAGTATGCGGAAAGTGTGGCATAGGTTGTCATTGTACTACTGAATTCAGATCatgaagggacagacaaggtaaccctttgaCATTGGGAAATATTCTGAGTGGGCCTTTTGGAGGCCCCAATATCAAATTTGATCCAATCATTATCTGTCAGTATCAGAACCCCCAAAGTTACATTACACAGTGGTTTATTAACTTCAGATTTTTACATGCCCATGAAAACAGACAATAGGTACAGAGAGTTAATGTATAGTACAAAGAACTTCCGAATTGAAttagtttgtatatgtgtgctatTTATTCAGTCTTGTGTAGATCATTTATTCTTCATGttgatctttttttattttttctgttgttgataccATTAACAGATATTTTATTGGAGTTTTGTTGAATCTATACCTCAAATCTGTACTGACATAGTAATGAAGCTTTCTGTGTACAGTCATGGAATTTTATCCTTCTATCTACTTCCTTGATTCTTTTAATTACTAATTTATAGTTTTACCTAGAGATATTTGtcacatttctgtttctctggctGTTTATCCATGGTCACGTTTAAgagatttggttttttttttttttaatctactgaatttccttattttatttcaactgtatgggtgttttgcatccATGTCTGCATGTTCTCCACCAGTGTTTGGTGtgcagagaagacagaagagggcatcagatcctctgcaagatgATGTAGGCATGATTGTGCATCACCGTGTTAgatctggggatgaaactcatgTCTTTTCCAAGAGCAATATGTGGCCTTCACTGCTGACCATTTGTACAGTCTTAAACTTGACAGATTCTCAGAAttttgtgtgcgtgcatgcagaTGCTCACACTGAAAACTGAGTGTTCAGAAAGTTGAGGTTTGAT
Proteins encoded in this region:
- the LOC143270305 gene encoding uncharacterized protein LOC143270305 isoform X1 codes for the protein MDAVTYEDVHVNFTHEEWALLDPSQKSLYKDVMLETYWNLTIVGYKWEDHNIEEHYPNSTRHGRCVICHSGYNPWEHNGFGKKHCTSGTLRTNGRYVVVPSMRRHDCDTSLQLLGFPTSMGIHQQTLIGEKPYDIQEYGNSSVSAGSLCICSVAHSIRKCYKCNPCGQALSSSSSLERYEKSHVGRENNKCESSTKCFRLNRHRQTHQRTNNEEALYECNQHDKPFISDCSLEKHQKSHLEGKPYEYNQRNKAFACDSLQHQVQRIQTPEKCYECNQCGKAFVKMSNLQSHERIHTGKKLYECNECGKTYTQKRNLRSHERIHTGEKPFQCNQCGKTFTQKRNLRSHERIHTGEKPFQCNQCGKTFARKSHLESHERIHTGVKPYEYNQCSKAFAEMRNLNGHERFHTREKPCLYNQCVKAFMRKNSLHSHERIHTGKKLYECNECGKTFTQKSNLRSHERIHTGEKPFQCDQCGKTFARKSHLESHERIHTGEKLYECNQCGKAFAQKSYLLKHERIHTGKKPYECNQCGKAFGQKNNLLCHERIHTGEKPFKCNLCGKTFAQKNGLQLHERIHTGEKPYECNQCGKAFTQKSYLLAHKRLHTGEKPYKCNQCGKAFAVKSRLHNHEKYHTGNEPYKCVQCGVGFAQKNSLRSHKIIHIGEKPYECSQYSKALVQKSSLLSHERIHNGQYHMNVINVVILNVSCHVGAGN
- the LOC143270305 gene encoding uncharacterized protein LOC143270305 isoform X2; its protein translation is MRRHDCDTSLQLLGFPTSMGIHQQTLIGEKPYDIQEYGNSSVSAGSLCICSVAHSIRKCYKCNPCGQALSSSSSLERYEKSHVGRENNKCESSTKCFRLNRHRQTHQRTNNEEALYECNQHDKPFISDCSLEKHQKSHLEGKPYEYNQRNKAFACDSLQHQVQRIQTPEKCYECNQCGKAFVKMSNLQSHERIHTGKKLYECNECGKTYTQKRNLRSHERIHTGEKPFQCNQCGKTFTQKRNLRSHERIHTGEKPFQCNQCGKTFARKSHLESHERIHTGVKPYEYNQCSKAFAEMRNLNGHERFHTREKPCLYNQCVKAFMRKNSLHSHERIHTGKKLYECNECGKTFTQKSNLRSHERIHTGEKPFQCDQCGKTFARKSHLESHERIHTGEKLYECNQCGKAFAQKSYLLKHERIHTGKKPYECNQCGKAFGQKNNLLCHERIHTGEKPFKCNLCGKTFAQKNGLQLHERIHTGEKPYECNQCGKAFTQKSYLLAHKRLHTGEKPYKCNQCGKAFAVKSRLHNHEKYHTGNEPYKCVQCGVGFAQKNSLRSHKIIHIGEKPYECSQYSKALVQKSSLLSHERIHNGQYHMNVINVVILNVSCHVGAGN